The following are encoded together in the Tepidiforma bonchosmolovskayae genome:
- a CDS encoding phosphoribosylanthranilate isomerase, translated as MTLVKICGIRDAATALAAADAGADFIGLVFAESRRQVTPQDCHDIVEAIAGRRRAETPLALSGPALGEVSARSWFPAWADAIELALARARPLVVGVFARMSSGEVNDIAEAARIDLVQLSGGEDDAFVRAIRRPVFRTIHVREGDDPADITERIVPGLAAGTLLDTAHDAALGGTGVTFDWSIAEDVAARFPVILAGGLTPDNVAEAVRTVRPWAVDVSSGVETGRVKDPEKIRAFIRAAKGASRDV; from the coding sequence ATGACCCTCGTGAAAATCTGCGGCATCCGCGACGCCGCCACCGCCCTCGCCGCCGCCGATGCCGGCGCTGACTTCATCGGCCTCGTCTTCGCCGAGTCCCGCCGCCAGGTCACCCCGCAGGACTGCCACGACATCGTCGAGGCCATCGCCGGCCGCCGCCGCGCCGAAACCCCGCTCGCCCTTTCCGGCCCCGCACTCGGCGAAGTCTCGGCCCGCAGCTGGTTCCCCGCCTGGGCCGATGCTATCGAGCTCGCCCTGGCCCGCGCCCGGCCCCTCGTCGTCGGCGTCTTCGCCCGCATGTCGTCCGGCGAGGTCAACGACATCGCCGAGGCCGCCCGCATCGACCTCGTCCAGCTCTCCGGCGGCGAAGACGACGCCTTCGTCCGCGCCATCCGCCGCCCCGTCTTCCGCACCATCCACGTGCGCGAGGGCGACGACCCCGCCGACATCACCGAGCGTATCGTGCCCGGCCTCGCCGCCGGCACGCTCCTCGATACTGCCCACGACGCCGCCCTCGGCGGCACCGGCGTTACCTTCGACTGGTCCATCGCCGAAGACGTCGCTGCCCGCTTCCCCGTCATCCTCGCCGGCGGCCTCACACCCGACAACGTCGCCGAGGCCGTCCGCACCGTCCGCCCGTGGGCGGTCGACGTCTCCTCCGGCGTCGAAACCGGCCGCGTCAAAGACCCCGAGAAAATCCGCGCCTTCATCCGCGCGGCGAAAGGTGCCAGCCGTGACGTCTGA
- the trpB gene encoding tryptophan synthase subunit beta: protein MTSETVTPLPARFGEFGGRYIPETLVAAHEDLEAAYLEARSDPAFQQELDHLLRHYVGRPTPLYFAERLTREVGGARIWLKREDLAHTGAHKINNALGQALLARRLGKTRIIAETGAGQHGVATATVCAMLGLECVVYMGSEDIKRQSLNAFRMKMLGATLVSVDSGSKTLKDAINEAMRDWVTNVRTTHYIIGSAIGPHPFPTIVRDFQSVIGREARAQMLEQAGKLPDVAVACVGGGSNAIGLFHPFLDDPVRLVGVEAGGGGVGTGKHSATLVAGRPGVLHGTRTYLLQDENGQILETHSISAGLDYPGVGPEHSWLKTSERAEYVAVDDRQALEGFQALTRTEGIIPALEPSHAIYHAIRLARELGPGKDILVGLSGRGDKDMHTVAAALGVTL from the coding sequence GTGACGTCTGAAACCGTGACCCCGCTTCCCGCCCGCTTCGGCGAATTCGGCGGCCGGTACATCCCCGAAACCCTCGTCGCCGCCCACGAAGACCTCGAGGCCGCCTACCTCGAAGCCCGCAGCGACCCCGCTTTCCAGCAGGAGCTCGACCACCTCCTCCGCCACTACGTCGGCCGTCCAACCCCGCTCTACTTCGCTGAGCGACTCACCCGCGAAGTCGGCGGCGCCCGCATCTGGCTCAAGCGCGAAGACCTCGCCCACACCGGCGCCCACAAGATCAACAACGCCCTCGGCCAGGCCCTCCTCGCCCGCCGGCTCGGCAAAACCCGCATCATCGCCGAGACCGGCGCCGGCCAGCACGGCGTTGCAACCGCCACCGTCTGCGCCATGCTCGGCCTCGAATGCGTCGTCTACATGGGCTCCGAAGACATCAAGCGCCAGTCGCTCAACGCCTTCCGCATGAAGATGCTCGGCGCCACCCTCGTCTCCGTCGACTCCGGCTCGAAGACCCTCAAGGACGCCATCAACGAAGCGATGCGCGACTGGGTCACCAACGTCCGCACCACCCACTACATCATCGGCTCCGCCATCGGCCCCCACCCCTTCCCTACCATCGTCCGCGACTTCCAGTCCGTCATCGGCCGCGAGGCACGCGCCCAGATGCTCGAACAGGCCGGCAAACTCCCGGATGTCGCCGTCGCCTGCGTCGGCGGCGGCTCCAACGCCATCGGGCTTTTCCACCCCTTCCTCGATGACCCAGTCCGCCTCGTTGGCGTCGAAGCCGGCGGCGGCGGTGTCGGCACCGGGAAGCACTCCGCCACCCTCGTTGCCGGCAGGCCCGGGGTTCTCCACGGCACCCGCACCTATCTCCTCCAGGACGAGAACGGCCAGATTCTCGAAACGCACTCCATCTCCGCCGGCCTCGACTACCCCGGCGTCGGCCCCGAACACTCCTGGCTCAAAACCAGCGAGCGCGCCGAGTACGTCGCCGTCGACGACCGCCAGGCCCTCGAAGGCTTCCAGGCACTCACCCGCACCGAGGGCATCATCCCCGCCCTCGAACCGAGCCATGCCATCTACCACGCCATCCGCCTCGCCCGTGAACTCGGCCCCGGCAAGGACATCCTCGTCGGCCTCTCCGGCCGCGGCGACAAGGACATGCACACGGTGGCAGCCGCCCTCGGAGTAACCCTCTGA
- a CDS encoding CPBP family intramembrane glutamic endopeptidase, whose translation MARRSLVPWGPRQAAAGLAAFIALMVLTNVVALGVALALDLDFRTRDVGDTFEKAARIAAYADERLAAASRGEPLPAPPNLLADQASLQVLFIVTSVSQAAVIAIVGITTGRSARDLARALGLHRFDWAGAWLPLAAVFFAYVGTYAWVQFVDRLGIGWLEPRSTVPIEITRDDLTLSIAAAVTLVGAPFTEELFFRGLVFGGFSRWGFWPAAAISGILFSVVHFDPGSVVPFFAIGVALAWLFRRSGTLWYPILFHLLFNTVSFSILAFG comes from the coding sequence GTGGCCCGCCGGTCCCTCGTCCCCTGGGGGCCCCGCCAGGCCGCCGCCGGACTCGCTGCGTTCATCGCCCTCATGGTGCTCACCAACGTCGTCGCCCTCGGCGTCGCGCTCGCCCTCGACCTCGACTTCCGCACCCGCGACGTCGGCGACACGTTCGAAAAGGCCGCCCGCATCGCAGCCTACGCCGATGAGCGCCTCGCGGCCGCCTCCCGCGGCGAACCCCTGCCTGCCCCGCCGAACCTCCTCGCCGACCAGGCCAGCCTCCAGGTGCTCTTTATCGTCACCTCGGTCTCCCAGGCCGCCGTCATCGCCATCGTCGGCATCACCACCGGCCGCTCCGCCCGCGACCTCGCCCGCGCGCTCGGCCTGCATCGCTTCGACTGGGCCGGCGCCTGGCTCCCGCTCGCGGCGGTCTTCTTCGCCTACGTCGGCACCTACGCCTGGGTCCAGTTCGTCGACCGCCTCGGCATCGGCTGGCTCGAGCCCCGCAGCACCGTCCCCATCGAAATCACGCGCGACGACCTCACCCTCAGCATCGCCGCCGCCGTCACCCTCGTCGGCGCGCCCTTCACCGAAGAGCTCTTCTTCCGCGGTCTCGTCTTCGGCGGCTTCAGCCGCTGGGGATTCTGGCCCGCCGCCGCCATATCCGGCATCCTTTTCTCCGTCGTCCACTTCGACCCCGGCAGCGTCGTCCCCTTCTTTGCCATCGGTGTCGCCCTCGCCTGGCTCTTCCGGCGCAGCGGCACCCTCTGGTATCCAATCCTCTTCCACCTCCTCTTCAACACCGTCAGCTTCTCCATTCTCGCTTTCGGATGA